Within Anopheles ziemanni chromosome 2, idAnoZiCoDA_A2_x.2, whole genome shotgun sequence, the genomic segment ttgtatatttttaacaaaatgatTTTACGTTTATAGGAATTTCATCCAACAAAAACAGTAATCTTTTGATTATAAATTGATCACTGGAAACCAGGTGAAAATCTTAAATAATTGTGTTCAAAAGGCAAATAgtctatgaaaaataaaatagaacttCTTTGACCAACAACcagttaaaaatttaaaaaaattggagaGCGTTGATAAGAATTTCGTTCTTTGtataaaaccaattttaaaaataaacacttaaCCAACAacgtaaaatataaaaatctcATTAGAATAGCACGACCAAAGGAATTGCAAATCGTGTGCTAATGTATAGTTTAATATTTTGCATAGATTGATGggagaaaaagttttaattaaaagatgAACCACACGTATTGTCATCACACCATGATTGGTTTCGAAAAGAATAACCACCATAGCGTTAatctgtttctattttattgaatTGTAGTAATATGATCAGTACcaatattttaataatacAATTACACTGCACCTACAGCCCGTCGTGATTGAAATTACATTGTTACCTCTCGCCGGTTCTTCTTCTCCTGAAACACAATCTCGCCACATTTCTGCTCCTGCCCATTGCCTGCTAGAATTGTGCTAACAGCAACTATCCGGAAAGAATCGTTCCTGCCATAATGTTCCGCCCTATTGCTTGCCGTACCCTTCCCTCGTCGCTGCCATCGCCCGGATGCCGGAAGAAACCTTGCGTGAAGATCCCTTCCACTGAAGATTACATCCAAATTGTGGACCGCGCCGCGACGCCTCCGCCGTGGTCACGATTGATTGTGAGGCTCAACTGGAAACCGCCGGTTCCTAGAAACAGCTGACCGCATTGAAATAGCACTTCCAGTACCGGCCCTTCTTCGTCTTGTCCTCGGTGCCCCTCGTCTGAATGTCCATCTGGGCGGAGAAAGGAAAGCGAATGACGGCGACGGCACGGTCAGGAACCACTCCGCGGTTCGAGCTTACCATTTCATCTAGCAGCTCCTTCCGGGCCTCGATGTCGTCGATCTCGTCCGGTATGGAGTTGGTCACGCGGTCTTCCGCATCCGCGTCCGCATCCGCCTCTAGCGATgacagagaaaagaaaaaccaacggcAAGAAAAACGGGATCATCAGCCGGCCAGCTTCaggtggtggaaaagttggCCCACGCGGACCGCCATTTTCCACGCGAGCCGATCGGTTTTCGATCAATTTACCCGCGTAATAGGTTTTCATCAGTTGCTCCGTTTTGCTCGGCGGAGGTGGTGGGGGCGGTGGCAGGCTTTTGGCCACCGTCGGCTTGCCGCTGTAGCGCCCGTCCCGGTACACCTTGTTGATTGGCCGGCTGCCTCCGTCGTCACCGTCGCCCTTCTCCAGCGCGTGGTGCAACGCCACCATCAGCCGGTCCAGCAGCATCGCCGCCCGCTTCGGCACGACCATCTGCAAACGATAGTTTGAGCTGCAGTTTAATTGGGCTGTAGTTCCGGTGCACGACTAAGGTCAGGACCGGTGGGTCATTAGATTTGCATCAGAGCTTATGCGGACTTGAATTGGAGATGCAACCGTAGTTAAAATCTAACATTAAATTCCTTCATGTAACTAACTAAGAATGACAAATTCATTTTGTAATGTTCTCTTGTGCCAGTTCAATATTAATCAAAAGCATGTACAATAATGTTGTAACTAGTTGGAAGCATTTCAttatgatataaaatattcaagaaatataataaatcggtcaatttatgtttggtttttattacgatcaataaatttaatatgaaATAATTCAGTCATCCTTTTCAAATTTCAGATAAACCAAGTGATATGAAAGAGAGGAAACACTGACCAGAGAGACGTATTAAAAGATCTGCATGCTAGTTTTatgagatttaaaaaatgcaatacAACTTCATTAAATTTGCATGTAAGTGAATTTGAAGTTTAgaaccaaaaaccaaacgtttttcagttttaaatctgtaagaaaataatttagtaGGGTgttaatatatttatattttcattattaCAACTTTGAGTTTTCAAGTATCCTCCTTATCAATTTCAAGTAGAACtaatttacaatattttttttccttccgatgCATGTTCTGAAAACTTACAGAAACCTCATAATTATAACAAGCTGTTTGAGTTGAGTTGTAGTTTGCTGATACATACAGTTCTTTAGGATATAAAACATGTGATCTGATTAGAACAGAGGCTAAAACAGACAGCAATTTATCGTGTGATTTttaatgttgattttttgCATGCTCACTTGCTTATTATGGAAATTCGTGGGTCGATGTAATGATAATCTTGTAATAAAGCAAATGTCCCaaagacaaataaaaagttttgCCTTCCAGACTTCCTTCCAGCTAGACGACCTTCAACGCGAAAGGCAAGTCGAAATAGTATTATTCAAAGGATTATAATTTGACAAGATCTGCTACGATATTATTAGAAAACTAATTATCCCATCTGAACGTGCGCCCTTTTAGTCAAACTGATACGCATGGAATCAAACAAATCGGTTACCATGAATAAAAATAGATCTATGCAGCATAGACAGGAATTTACTTTATGTACAAACAAAGTTGAGCGATATAGTTTGGTTTTGTGCTGTCTTAAAGCAATTTGTTTCGGCTATAattcattatttaaattccaagGTAAGGATGGaacattaaaacaatattCCACACTTCCATGTAAAATGACAGTTTGAAGTGCAAATCTCAAgtatttatataaaaatacaCCATTCTTTGCAAAATTTAATGATTCGTTTGAagcaagtttttgtttttaaaaattgaaatagctATCGAAAGTACAGTTTCATTATCTATTTATCCAAGAAAATCGTCATtatgaatttgatttttatctctGATACGACGGAAATTATCTACAAAGTCTATGTTTATCCTTTGCAGATCATAGAAAGCAAAGTAATTATCTGCAAatcgaagaacaaaacaaacattctttCCTGTTTATTTTCCTAATGGCTTCAATTGCCAACCTTCCCGTTACAATGTAATAGCCTTTTAAAACTTATGTTTCTGCAAATACACGTACTGTTAGCACTCAAAACCCACAAATATTTTCACCACCTTTCCAAACAATTACACGCATCACGATCATATGAACGTTGCAAACCTTCAAAGCACAAGTGGAGGCAGACTAGTCATAAATCTTGGCCACTTGAGGTTGACTATAAATATGCTTTCGTGTAATTCACATTGAAAAACTGGCTCGACACATCGGGATCGATTTTATTGTAACCTATTTCCGGTGCTTTAAACACTGGTGGGTTTTAAATGGAagaagaacgttttaaaagaaattgttttcaccAAAATTTAtaccaaacaaacattttattcattttgagCTAAACaacttaattttctttttacaacTACAACCTTTAATAGATCAGAATGCGCGTGTTGTTCCGAGGGACGTCTTACCGGATAGTCGTCATAGTTGACCACCGCGTACTTTGCCATCTCATCCGACCGGCTCAGTTTGACCGGCGGCACAATGCCTTTATAGCTCGCCAGCTTGCCCCAAACGTTGGGCATTTCGAGCAGCACCAGGCAAAGGGTCATCTGCAGCACAACGCCTCGCATGGTGGCGCTTCACCTGATTAACGGAACGCGGGAAAATGCACTGTAGCAGTAGGACGAGCACACTTCACACTACACCAGGAAAATGGCCTCGTCACGTGGTCCGCGGCTGACTGGCGGGAGAACAATTTTTCACAATCACGGCAACAACTCGTGTGCCAAAAGCCTGGCGAACCCTTCGGTGTCCAACGGTCGCCGGATCAATTATTCACACCGGTTCACCCGATCCATCATTTCGTGGCACGCAGCGATCTAACACCTCACTATCACCGGCCGGGAATCTGCACCAACTCTTGTAGCAATCGTATCCTGGCGTCGTTTGTTGgtcgtttttccaccctttttcgAAAACTCCTTACGAAACGCGAAAGTGCGCGCGCCCGAGCGACAACCCTGATGCAACTCCGCACTCGATCGTCCTGTGAACCAATCTAACCGCCAGCTCGAGCCACTCGGGCGCTTTTATAGACTGAGTCGGCGACAAACGCCTCCCCTCACCCGCCCCGTGCCATTGCCTACCTCCGTGCTCAACGCGTCAAGCAATTTCCATCGTCACGCACATTGCCTGCAATGGATAATTTTCCTCAGAGGAAGGGGAACATGGATGCTTTCGGCATGGATTTAAGATTTCGCCGGTAAAGCAACAGGTATGTAGGGACAAACCGAAAACGAAACTAATGAGTCAAACCATCTGGAGATGAAtagtttaacaaatttaatttaaatagtgTTTGTTGATCGAAGTTGATCAGCTGAGGCATTAAAATTTGACAAAACCTTGGGTAATTTGAAGcaattttgtaaatattaaatatttacttatttatatCCTCACACAAAAACTGCATTGGATCTGAACAAAGGCGTCACCAATCTTGAATTCCAGCTTTGCATCATTCTTCCGACAATCGCCTGCACTATTGAAGCGTTATTTCCCAAACCCCAACGGAGGCGAGGAAGTTGAGGCGGCTATGGGCTTCAACCTGTTGAATTATTGTGAAGCAGCAAAGGCCGAAACATGAAAGGATTTTCGGCAAGATGAAATCAATTATGCAGCTCGGtaatgtttgaaatatttacctcgccATTATTGAATCTGCATTAGGAATGGCCGAAACCGGCAGCAAAATGGGAAAGATGTCAAGAAAATCTGCGTTCT encodes:
- the LOC131281338 gene encoding uncharacterized protein LOC131281338: MRGVVLQMTLCLVLLEMPNVWGKLASYKGIVPPVKLSRSDEMAKYAVVNYDDYPMVVPKRAAMLLDRLMVALHHALEKGDGDDGGSRPINKVYRDGRYSGKPTVAKSLPPPPPPPPSKTEQLMKTYYAEADADADAEDRVTNSIPDEIDDIEARKELLDEMMDIQTRGTEDKTKKGRYWKCYFNAVSCF